The following coding sequences lie in one Eubacterium ventriosum genomic window:
- a CDS encoding TIGR01212 family radical SAM protein (This family includes YhcC from E. coli K-12, an uncharacterized radical SAM protein.) yields MRYNSLNSYLKEKFGCKIYKLALSGGLSCPNRDGTISTGGCIFCSNGGSGDFAADKMLSITEQIESAKNRVSAKIKNGKYIAYFQSFTNTYGDIDYLRSIFTEAINHPDIVALSIGTRPDCLPDEVLNLLGELNKIKPVWVELGLQTIHENTAKYINRGYTLDVFNTAVNNLNKINVDVIVHLIIGLPFESKEDILESVKYVSSMNISGIKLQLLHVLKNTPLEKEYSLNKFEVLSMEEYVNIIAECLRYIPKSIVIHRLTGDGPKSILVAPLWSGNKKAVLNYMNKRFNELNVIQGSLCS; encoded by the coding sequence ATGAGGTACAATTCCCTTAATTCATATTTAAAAGAAAAATTCGGATGCAAAATATATAAACTTGCCCTTTCAGGCGGTCTGTCCTGCCCTAATCGTGACGGAACCATTAGTACAGGAGGCTGTATCTTTTGCAGTAATGGTGGTTCAGGAGATTTTGCTGCGGACAAGATGTTGTCTATTACTGAGCAGATTGAAAGTGCCAAGAACAGAGTTTCAGCCAAAATCAAAAATGGAAAGTATATAGCTTATTTCCAGTCTTTCACTAATACTTATGGGGATATTGATTATCTTAGAAGTATCTTCACGGAAGCTATTAATCACCCGGATATTGTGGCTCTTTCCATTGGCACCAGACCTGATTGCCTTCCTGATGAAGTTTTAAACCTTCTAGGTGAATTAAACAAAATTAAGCCTGTGTGGGTTGAGCTTGGACTTCAGACCATTCACGAAAATACTGCCAAGTATATTAACCGTGGTTACACTTTGGACGTTTTTAATACAGCTGTTAATAACCTGAACAAAATTAACGTTGATGTTATTGTTCATTTAATTATCGGTCTTCCATTTGAATCCAAAGAGGATATTCTTGAAAGTGTTAAGTATGTTTCGTCTATGAATATTTCAGGCATAAAGCTTCAACTTTTACATGTATTAAAAAATACCCCTTTAGAAAAGGAGTATTCTTTAAATAAATTTGAAGTTCTGTCCATGGAAGAATATGTAAACATTATTGCTGAATGTTTACGTTATATTCCCAAAAGCATAGTTATCCATCGCCTAACCGGTGATGGTCCTAAATCAATTCTCGTTGCCCCTCTGTGGAGCGGTAACAAGAAAGCTGTTCTTAATTATATGAACAAGCGCTTCAATGAACTTAATGTTATCCAGGGAAGTCTTTGTTCTTAA